In Erigeron canadensis isolate Cc75 chromosome 1, C_canadensis_v1, whole genome shotgun sequence, a single window of DNA contains:
- the LOC122597546 gene encoding uncharacterized protein LOC122597546, with protein MVTILFVLQAEDDSGLLGYMLLGSKNIPHLLPPKFVYCLLKNRKDHNLNLTPEVVAEAFLSIDDPLVIVSSKDKNPRIDAPCAIFVDLRKSKEKIINILFTKKTMPCDNKILQNFAINISSKTGKIPKDLLSLASNTCSEANPNVMNSVSESSNATGAHQVKNHVKDIGDEPSDGGGKTQDVKNKKGRDKRNRKKGTRNGHSGQTSSNNVNGETISVKPLEFEPHCLKSIAEFINENKGESLSSSSAIALIKKKNEMNLHSWAEFIEDLKPRVGEDAKLREDLMLWEMYYAEVNLSIVTEKDLQLMVKKLQENGLIELSPTTQDSKAVSGSSSTTEFKETQRDEKMNHAEETCDGSAVEVVLENQSGGGNSEDAQKSKKGKGKKGKEK; from the exons ATGGTAACAATTTTATTTGTTCTGCAAGCAGAAGATGATTCTGGACTCCTTGGTTATATGCTGCTGGGAAGTAAGAATATTCCTCATTTGCTTCCACCGAAGTTTGTATATTGTCTTCTAAAGAACAGGAAGGATCATAATTTGAACTTAACTCCAGAAGTGGTTGCAGAAGCTTTTCTAAGCATAGATGATCCTCTTGTGATTGTTAGTTCAAAAGATAAGAATCCAAGGATTGATGCCCCTTGTGCTATATTTGTAGACCTTAGAAAATCTAAAGAGAAGATAATCAACATATTGTTCACTAAGAAAACTATGCCTTGTGACAACAAAATTCTTCAGAACTTTGCTATCAATATTTCTTCTAAAACTGGGAAAATTCCCAAGGATCTGTTGTCTCTGGCTTCTAACACTTGTTCAGAAGCTAACCCGAATGTGATGAATTCTGTGTCAGAGAGCAGCAACGCAACTGGGGCTCATCAGGTGAAGAATCATGTTAAGGATATAGGCGATGAACCtagtgatggtggtggtaaAACTCAGGATGTGAAAAACAAGAAAGGGAGAGATAAAAGAAATCGGAAGAAGGGTACAAGAAATGGACATAGTGGCCAGACTTCCtcaaacaatgttaatggtgaaACAATTAGCGTGAAGCCTCTCGAATTTGAACCACACTGTCTTAAAAGCATAGCGGAATTTATAAATGAGAATAAAGGAGAGTCGTTGAGTTCATCATCGGCTATAGCCTTGATAAAA aaaaaaaatgaaatgaatttgcACTCATGGGCTGAATTTATTGAGGATTTAAAGCCCCGTGTGGGAGAAGATGCAAAATTACGTGAAGACTTGATGTTGTGGGAGATGTATTATGCTGAAGTTAATTTGAG CATAGTAACGGAGAAGGATTTGCAACTGATGGTGAAGAAGCTGCAGGAAAATGGTTTGATAGAGCTATCACCCACGACTCAGGACTCAAAGGCAGTTTCAGGGAGCAGCAGCACCACTGAGTTTAAAGAAACACAAAGAGATGAGAAAATGAATCATGCTGAGGAAACATGTGACGGTTCAGCTGTGGAAGTGGTGTTAGAGAATCAGAGTGGTGGTGGTAACTCTGAAGATGCACAAAAGAGCAAGAAAGGGAAGGGAAAGAAGGGTAAAGAGAAATGA